GGCGTTGCCGCGCAGGGCTCGGACGCGGGCATAAGCTCCGGCCGCGCCCGCAAAATCCCCGGACGTCTCGGCCAGTTGGGCGAGCGTGATCCAAGCCTCGGTGGATTCCGGCTGGCGGCGAACCTGCGCCCTGACGAGGGCGAGCGCCTCGTTGGTGCGTCCGCCTTCCAGCAGCCTGAGTGTGGCGAGGGAGAAGGGCGGGTCGCTGGCGGGGTCCAAGCGGTGGGCCTGAAGATAGGCGTCGCCCGCTTCAACCGATGTGCGGCCGACGGCCGTTTCCAGCAACAGGCCCGTGGCGTAATGGGCCAGCGCGGACGAAAATACCCCGTCTTCCGACCGGCCCTTCGGTTGCGGCGGGAGACGGGGTGCTCTCAGGGTTCCGCATCCCGCTGAAAGCACCATGCACACGCATGCCATCAGCTTTGCGGCAGTCATCGAGTCACGACCTACTTGTTCTTGTGGCGATTGGCCTTCAGGCGTTTGCGGTGCTTGTGCTTGGACATTTTGGCGCGGCGTTTCTTCTTGATCGTTCCCACGTGTTGAGTCTCCTTGGGTTCAGGAATCCGGGCCCGTCCCGATGCCGGAGCGCGCCCGCATTCAGATTCAGATGATAACCTTGTTCAACGGCAGTTCGATGATCCCCTCCGCGCCAGCCTGGCGCAGTTGGGGGATAATGTCGCGCACCACCTTCTCCTCCACGACCGATTCGACAGCGTGCCAGTTGGGGTCGCTGAGCGGCATCACCGTCGGGGCGTGCAGCGCCGGCAGGATGGCCGTGATCGCGTCGAGCGACCGGGCGGGAGCGTTCATTTTCAGGAGCACGCGGGATTCGGCCGCCAGCGCGCCGCCGAGAAGCAGCGCGAGCTGCTCGATCTTGGCGCGTTTTACCGGATCCAGCCATGCCTTTTTGTTGGCGATCAGACGGGTGGTGGATTCCAGCACCACGTCCACGATGCGCAGGTTGTTGGCGCGCAGGGACGAACCCGTCTCGGTCAGCTCAACAATGGCGTCAACCAGCTCGGGGGCCTTGACTTCGGTGGCGCCCCACGAGAATTCGACATCGGCCTCGACGCCGTGCTTGGCGAGATAGCGCTTGGTCAGCCCGACCGCCTCGGTAGCGATCCGTTTGCCCATCAGGTCTTTGGGTTCTTTAATGGGCGATTCATTCGGAACGGCGACCACCCAGCGCACCGGGCGCATCCCCTGCTTGGCGTAAATGAGCTCGGCGACTTCGACAACGTCGGAGTTGTTCTCGTAGATCCAGTCGTATCCCGTGATGCCGGCTTCCAGCACGCCGAGCTCGACGTAGCGGCTGATCTCCTGAGCCCGGATCAGGCGGCAACTGAGCCCCGCATCGTCCACGCTCGGCATGTATGAACGCGAGCCGACGGACACGGAAAAGCCGGCCTTCTTCATCATGTTGCAGGTGGCCTCCTGGAGGCTGCCTTTGGGTAAGCCAAGAATGACGGGCATCAAAAATCCTCGCTTATGGGTAAAAACAGGCACTCATGATAACGAACGGAGGCGCGCTTGGCAACAGCAATTATCGGTCATCCGGGCAGTCATCAGGGCACCACCGCGAGCCAGGCGCGCACCGCGTCGGAGAGGGGCTCGACGGCGGCGATGGTCACCAGTTCATCATCCATCTCACCGGGGATGAGGACGCGGTCTCCCGGCCGTCGGCCTTCCAGACACTGGGCCAGCTTGCTCCGGCAGGAGATAATGTTGAGCGCCTCGTCGCGGTCCCACTCGCCGAGGATGGTGTAGGTTCGGGTCGACGTGTCCGGGTAGGCGAGGGTGACGGCGACGCCCATCCCCGCCTTGTCGGTGTGCATGCCGGTGAAATCGGTCCCCTTCATCTGCTTGAGGTCGTTGTCCATTTCCGCCTGCCGTTGCAGCAGGAGCCCCTGCTGGTGTTTGGCGGCCTGATACTCGAAGTTTTCACGGAGGTCGCCGTAGCTGCGCGCTGTGGCGATTTCCTGGCTGTTTTTGGGGAGCGCAACCTCGACCAACTGGCGGTAAGCGACCTGACGCTCGGCGAGCGAACGCCACGACGTCTGCCGCGTCAGGTCTGCGGCCTGGGCGGTGGCGCTGGTCTTGCGGCGGGCGGCGAGATTGGGCTCGATCTTGATCATGTGATTCAGCAGCCGGCGATGCGACGCGGGGTCCCAGGCGGGTGAGGCCTGCACCCGTTCAAACATCGCCTGGCGCTGAAGCGCATCCATCGCGCTGAAGGCGGCGTCAAAGCCCTTGACGTGATCAAACACGAGCCGGATGGCGTTCTGCATCCGCAACGCCTCGTAAGCCCGCTTTTCCTCGAGCAGGTTGATGCTCTGCATCAAGAGGTCGTACAGTGAGGGGAGGTTCCAGTTGGCGAACGCCTCGCGGTTCCGGATCGCCCAGGTGAGCAGGACCGGATGGGGAACGGAGGCCCGGAGAATATCGCGGCAGAGGCGTTGCGCCTCACCGTCGGCGGGGCCGCCGTACAGGATCTGCAGCACCTCGCATGCGAGGTTGTAGGGGAGGCGCGGCAGCATCGCGACGATCCGGTGCTGCGCCGATTTGTCATCACGGAGCAGGTAGCCCGCCAGATCTGACGCCTCCCGGGCGGTGATCTGCTCGGCGGCCTTGATGAACCGGTTGTCTTCCCAGAGGTGAGCCTTCAGCGGCACCGCATCGGGCGTGGCCAGCCCCAGCCGCTGGACGGTGATGGCGAGGCGGGCGTAGGTGCCCGGATCGGTGTTATAGGCGCCCTTGAGGCCGAAGGCGAGCCGGTCGGAGAGGACGGCGGCGGCACCGGCGATCTTGTCGGGCATCTGCGTCTCGAGTTCGCCGATCAACGTGAGGATGCGCGCGATATCCCGTTCGCGCCCCAGGGCCGCCATCCACGCGTCGCCATAATTCTGCGCGTGCGTGCGGATGGTGATGGGCTCGGTCCGCTTGGCGGGAATTTCGACCAGCGGATCACGCTTCAATCCCTTGCGGGCCCCGTCCCAGAACGTCTTCCACTGCGCGGCGGTCACGATGTGGGCGTCAGTGAGGGTCTTTTCGAGCTTGGTCACGGACAGCGGGCCGAAGTTGCGCAACGCCAGGCGGACGATCTCGTCGGGGCGCTCGCGGATCAGCGTGTCCAGCCCCGCCGGATCCTTGTGGCGGCGAGCGAGCAGGTGGCTGTCATCCACCAGCGTCAGCGATTCGGAGGCGTAGGCGTAGGTCATCTGATGGCCGGGTTTGCCGACGAAATCAACCGTGAGCTTCTTGTAAAAGTCGTCGAGCCGCTTGATGACCCCGAAGCCCCAGGTGCGGTCGCTGCAAAAAACGCCCGGCTGAAGCGCGCGGAGCAGTTCCAGTCGGCGGAAGGACTCGATGGGCGACACTTCGCCAAAAGCGACGCTGTCGACAAAGGCGATGAGGGTGCGGTCTTGACAGATCGCGTGAACGGCCTCGCGACAGGCCTTTCCGAACGCGCGATCATCCGCGCGGTCGGCGGCTTGCGCGCGCTGGCTGGCAAGCAATGCGTTCACGTCGGGGGTCGTCTCGGCGGGTGTACGATCCATAACTCTGCGGTCCTCCGGTCCGGAAAAGATCAAAAACGAGGGAAGATCATATCACGTTGCAGCCGGTTTGAAAAAGCGGAAAAATGCCGCGCTTGCAATCCGCCTCCCAAAGGCGGTATTCTTAGAGGCCATGTCGGCCGTCTAACGGCGGAAGAAAAGGGGCTGATGAATCATGGCAAGGCATCATGCAGAACGGCTGACGCGTGACCGGACGCGGCAGATCAGCCTGGGCGGGGTCGCTATCGGCGGCGGCGCGCCGGTGAGCGTGCAGACCATGACCACGAGCGACACGCGCGATGTGGTTGCAACCGTCACGCAGATCCAGGCGGCGGCCGAGGCGGGAGCGGACATTGTCCGCGTCGCCATTCCCGATGCCGATGCGGCCGCCGCATTGCGCGCGATCCGCAGGCAGGTTACGGTCCCGCTGGTGGCCGACATCCATTTCGACCACCGTCTCGCGCTTGCCGCAGTCGCCGCCGGCGTGGACGGGTTGCGCATCAATCCGGGAAACATCGGCGGCACCGAACAGGTGCGCGCGGTGGTGGCCGCCGCGCGGCCGAAGAAGATACCCATCCGCATCGGCGTCAACGGGGGCTCGCTGGAGCGCGACATTCTGGATCGTCATGGCGCGCCGACCGCCGAGGCACTGGTGGAGAGCGCGCTGCGGCATGTGGCGCTGCTGGAGTCCGAGGGCTACCACGAGATCAAGATTTCGGTCAAGGCGTCCGATGTCCCCCGAACGCTGGCGGCGTACCGGTTGCTGGCAGAACAAACCGCCTATCCGATCCATCTGGGCGTGACCGAAGCCGGGACGTTTCTGGCGGGGACGGTGCGCTCGTGCGTGGCGATGGGCGCGTTGTTGTTGGAAGGGTTGGGCGACACGATCCGCGTGTCGCTCACCGACACGCCGCTGAACGAGGTCAAGGTGGGCGTGGAGTTGCTGCGCGCCGCCGCGCTCCGCGCGCCCGGCGCGAGCGTCACGTCGTGCCCCACGTGCGGGCGGACGCAGGTGGACGTGGTGGACGTCGCGACCACCATCGAGATCCAGTTGGAACGCTACTATCGCGAGCATCCCAGCGCGCCACGGCCGCATGTCGCGGTTATGGGCTGTTTGGTCAATGGTCCAGGCGAAGCGCGCGGAGCCGACATCGCCTTGGCCGGCGGCAACGGCAAGTTCGCCCTCTATGTTCGGGGCGAACAGATCGCGGTGATCCCCGCGTGCGAGGCGGTCGGACGGGTGGTCGAGTGGGTGAAAACCTGGCGTCCCGGATGAACACGCGCTCATCATTGACGCCGCCGCGCTGTTCTGGCACACTTACCACTCATGAAAACGCGCTTGAAGTCTGCTTGCGAGAAGCTCGCGACCGAACACACCCACACAGAAGGCACCCGTATGGCACACAAAGAACCCGCTGTCGGTTCAAAAGGATGGCTCTCGTATCGGCCCGAAATCAAAGTTCTGGATGTGACGATTCGTGACGGCGGGTTGATGAATAACCATCAATTCACCCCCGATCTGGTGCGCGCGGTTTATCGCACGGCGTGCGAGGCCGGCGTGGACTACGTCGAGCTCGGCTACAAGAGTTCCAAGAAAGTGTTCACGACGACGGAGAACGGCCCGTGGAAGTTTTGTGACGAAGCGGCCCTGCGTGAGGTGATCGGCGACAAGAACCCCGCCGTCAAACTCGCCGTGATGGCCGACGCCGAACGGTGCGATTATCATACCGACATTCTGCCCCGCGAAAAGAGCGTGCTCGACATGATCCGCGTGGCCACCTATATCCACCAGATCCCCACGGCCGTCGAAATGATCAAGGACGCCCACGACAAGGGGTACGAGACAACCGTCAACCTGATGGCGATCTCGACCGTTCAGGAGAGCGAGTTGGACGCGGCTTTGGACGTTTTTGCGCAGACGCCGGTGGATGTCGTCTACCTGGTGGACAGCTTTGGCACGATGTATTCGGAGGAGATTCGGGCGCTGATGGCCAAATTCAGGCGCGTGACCGACGCCACGGGCAAGCAGGTGGGCATCCACACCCATAACAACTGCCAGCTCGCCTACGCCAACACCATCGAAGCGATCATCTGCGGTGCCAATTACCTCGACGCCAGCCTCGCCGGCCTCGGCCGCGGCTCGGGCAATTGCCAGATGGAACTGCTGCTGGGCTTCCTGCACAATCCCAAGTACCAACTGCGCCCGCTGCTGGCGTGCATCCGCGATCACATCGAGCCCCTGCGCAAGGAGTTCTTCTGGGGCTATAGCATCCCCTACATGATCACGGGCATTCTCAACCAGCATCCCCGCGACGCCATCGCATTCATGGAGAGCGGGAAATGCGATGACATCGTCAAGTTCTACGACAAGATGCGCGAGGCGGAGTAGGACGAGGCGCCTGGAAAACCTCAGGGTTTTCAGGCGAAGGGTTCAGGGTTCATGTATTGCCTTGTCCCTCCCGTCATCTCCTGCTAACCTGCAACACTTTCGGAAGGGTTCGAACAACCAAGCGCAGACGCGCAAAACCGCATAACGGAGCGAGTCATGTCATTACGTGGCGATCATTGGTCATTCTCGGATGACGGCAAAGAGTTTTCGTTTACCACGCGCGAGCATACCCACCCGTGGCGCAATTTGATCTTTACCGACCACCTGAAATCGAGTTTTACTCACACGGGCGCTGGCGGGGTGTGCGACCGATCTCCCGTGAACGATTGCCTGTGTCCCGACAACAATCCGCGCCTTGTCGCGGTGCGCGACCAGGAGAGCGGCGCTGTCTGGACCGTCAATGGCGTGGACTCGCCCAAGCAGCCTGCGGACTGGAAATGCACGCATGGCTTTGGCTACACGCGGATCCAGTCAAAAACCAGCGAGATTGCCGGGAGCGTGACCTACTTTGTGCCGGTGGACGAGGCCACGGAGATCTGGCAGATCCGGTTGGAGAACACCGGCAGCCGACCGCGCAAGCTGCGCGTCTTTCCCTGCGTCCTCTGGCGCTTTGGCCTGACCGGGTATGAGACTGGCTTCGACGATGTCTATTTCGCGGACACCATGATTGTCGGCACGTGCCATCACTGGCCGTTTGTCGACTACCGATCCACCTACAACAAGTTTGAGCGCGAATGGGATCGCGTCGGCTTCATGGCGTCGAACCCGGCCCCATCCGGCTTCGATTGCGTATTGGAGCAGTTTACCGGATCCGGGAGCTTTTCCGCAGGAGCCGAGGCCATCCAGTCTGGACGTTGCCGAAACTCGGTTCACAAGGGCCTCGATAGTTGCGGCGTCCTGCAGATGGACATCACCCTGGCGCCGGGCGCAGTCACTGACCTGGTCGTTCTGGTGGGCATGGCCCGGGACCCGTCCGATGCCGCACGCATTCGGGCCAAGTACGGCACGGTTGCTCAAGCGAACGCCGCTTTTGCCGCCCTGAAACAGTGGTGGACGGACTACTTGGGGCGGATGACCATCGAATTGCCGGACAGCGAGATGACCCTCTTTGCCAACAACTGGCACCGCTATAACATGTTCACCCGGTACTACTCCCGGTTCGGCGTGCGCGACACGGCGCAGGACATGGGCGCGGTTACGGCCTATGACCCGGAACGCGCACGGGCGCGGCTGATTCTGGTCTTGGAAACACAATACCGCGACGGGTGCACCCGCCATGATATCGACCTCCTCGGCTCGTTCCATCACCGCACCATCAACTCCGACCTTCCGCTGTGGTTGACCTGGCTGACGGCCCGGCACATCCGCGAGACCGGCGACTACGGCTGGCTCGATCACACATTCAGCTATGCGGATGGCGGCGAGGGGACCGTTTACGAGCATTGCGTGCGGGCGATCGACTATATCAAACAGGAAAGCGGCCGATTCGGCCTCCCCCTGACCAAGTGCGGCGACTGGAATGATTGTTTGGTGGGATCGGCCACTTCGGGCGTCAGCGTGTGGATGGGGTTGTTCTATCACCACAACCTGATGGATATGCATGAGTTGGCCATGCGCTCCGGGCATCCGGATGACGCGGCGCGGTTCTTGGCGCAGGCGCGCGCGCTGGCCGAATCCATCAACACCCATTGTTGGGACGGCCGCTGGTACCTGCTGGCGTTCGATGATGACGGCGGCGTCATCGGATCGAGCACCGAAACGGAAGGCCGAATCTGGGTCAATCCGCAGACATGGGCGATCCTGTCGGGCGTGGCGCCGGCGGATCGGGCCCGGACGAGCATGGAATCGGTGCAGGAGTTGATGGATACGCCGGTGGGGATTCCCCTGATGGCGCCGCCCTACACGAAGATCCAGAAGCGGATTGGTATGATTACGCGCTATGCCCCGGGGCATCATCACAATGGCAGCAGTTGGCACCATGCGGTGACCTGGGCGATGTTGGCGGAGTGCAAGATCGGCCGTCAAGACCGCGCGTTGGAACTTTTCAGGAAGCTGATTCCCGCCTACATGAGCCAGAAATGGGCGGAGCACACGGTCGAGCCGTACGTGTATGCGTCGTACACGAACACGGCGCCATCCGGCCAACTCGGCCGCACGGGCATCCCCTGGAACAGCGGCACCGTGTGCTGGATGTACCGGGTTTTGTTTGAGGGGTTTGCCGGGATTACGCCCGAGTACGACGGCTTGCGCGTGGATCCTCGTCTGCCTGCGGAATGGCCCAAAATCACCGTCAAGCGCCCCTACCGAGGCAGCATCTACCACATCACCATCGAAGCGCCCGAGCGCATGTCGAAGCGGGTGAAGGAACTGTACGTCGACGGGAAACCGGTGGCCGGTAACCTGATTCCGATCCTGCCTCCTGGGCGCGAGGCCACCATTCGGGTCGTGGTCGGCGCGTAGCGGCACGGGCGACGCCCACATAACGACCCTGGCTAAAAAGAAGGCGGCGGAACCGTACGTACGGGCTCGGGTGGTGTGTTTCCTGAAGGCGTGAGCGTGGCGTAGAAAAGGGAGATCTACCTCGGGCTAGATATCGTAGTTCGGTATGCCGCGGTCTTCACGGTCCTGGCTCCGTTGTAGAATGCCCTTCAAGGTGATGGACTGCAGAATGTCGTTCAGTTTCTCCTCGATCTCGGACCACACCTCGGCGGCGGCGCAGTCCGTGCGGCGTTCACACCCCGTGGCGCCCGCTGCACAGGCGGACAGTGCAATGGGCCCCTCCAGGATGGCGAGGATCTCCCGCATGGTCAACGACGCCGGGGTCCGCGCCAAAACATAGCCACCACGCGCCCCGCGCGTGGCGCTCAATAGTCCGGCTCCTTTCAACGGGTTGATCACCTGCCACAGGTATTTTTGAGAAATCCCCTGCCGCCGGGAAATATCCGCCAGTGTCACCGGCCCGGCTTTCTGGTGGAGAGCCACATCCAGCAATACCCGCAACCCATACCGCCCTTTGGTTGAAACGACCATGTGCCACCTCGTGCTCGCTCGTCTTCGCACCCTTCAGGTGAGACTTCACTGCCGGATCTTTGGCTTAATCGCTAGAGATTATAGACGATCACGGCTGAACCGGTCAAGCGAGCGAATATGAAAAAACGTTTGACGCATTTCACTCTATCATCTATAGTTTAACTTTAGTTTTTATTGCGGAGGTGCGTATGTCGGTTCCGAATTCCAAGTTATCCACCCTCCTTGCCCAGGCCGGGTCCCGCCGCGACCCGGCGACCGGCGCGATCTCCGTGCCCGTCTATCAGACTGCCTCGTTCAGTCACCCCGCCCTGGGACGCTCCACCGGCTTTGACTATTCCCGCACCTCCAACCCCACGCGGCTGGCGCTGGAAGAGACTCTGGCGGCGGCCGACGGCGGCGCCCGCGGCTTCGCCTTTGCCTCGGGTCTGGCCGCGCTCGACACCCTCCTGCGCCTCTTCGCCCCCGGCGACCGCATCGTGGTCACCGAGGATCTTTACGGCGGGACCTTCCGCCTGTTCGAGCGGGTCTTCCGTCCGCTCGGCATCGACGCCCGCTACGTGGACACCGCCGACACCGCCGCCGTGGGGCGGGCCCTCGATGATCCGCGCATGCGGGCCGTCTTCGTCGAGACCCCCACCAATCCGCTGCTCAAGATCGCCGACCTCCGCGCGCTCGCCGCCCGGACCCGCCCCCGCGGTGCGCTGCTGATCGTTGATAACACCTTCCTCACCCCCTGTCTGCAGCGCCCCTTGGAACTCGGCGCCGACGTGGTGACCTACAGCGCCACTAAATTCCTTGCAGGCCACAACGATGTGGTTGCCGGCGCGCTGGTTGTTCGCACCCCGGAGCTGGCCGACAAGATCGCGTTTCTGCAGAATGCCTGCGGCGCCGTCCTGGGTCCGCAGGACGCCTGGCTCACCCTCCGCGGACTCAAGACACTGCCCCTCCGACTCCGTCAGCAGCAGGAGAACGCCACTGCCATCGCCGTCTGGCTCTCCGGCCACCCCCGCGTGCGCCGCGTCCTCTACCCCGGGATACCCGCCCATCCCGGACACGAGATCCTCGTCCGCGAGGGCAGCGGCTTCGGTGGCATGATCGCCTTCGAGGTTGACGACCCCGACCGCATACCCGCCATCCTCGAAAACGTGCATGTCTTTCTCTTTGCCGAAAGCCTGGGCGGCGTGGAGTCGCTGATCACCTATCCTGCGGTGCAGACGCACGCCGACATCGCCCCCGCGACCCGCGAGCGCCTGGGGATCAACGCCCGCCTCCTCCGCCTCTCGGTGGGGATCGAAGACAGGGATGACCTGATTCGCGATCTGGCGTCCGTCCTCTGAAACGCGATGCGCCGGGCCCTGACTACCGGAACTCGGCCCATTCCGGTTCGGTGGCGAAGACCCAGCGGTAGTACTCGGATCCCTGGAGGTCCACAGCGGCGTCTTCGTCAATGATGACCGTGCACCGCGGGTGGAGTTGCAACGCCGAGGCGGTCACCATCGCGGTGATCGGACCCTCGACCGCCCGCGCCAGGATGGCGGCCTTCTCCCTGCCGGTCACGAGCAGCAGGCAGCGCCGGCTCTCCTGGATGGTGCCCACGCCCATGGTCAGCGCGCGCGCCGGCACGCGCCCCTCGTCGCCGCCAAACAGGGCCGCATTCTGGCGGCGCGTGGAGGGGGTGAGCGCCTTTTCGCGCGTGCGGGAGAGCAAGGCCGACAGGGGTTCGTTGAAGCCGATGTGGCCGTCCGAGCCGATGCCGAGCAGTTGCAGGTCGATGCCGCCGCACTCGGCGATCCGGCGCTCGTACCGCGCGCATTCGGCGGCCAGATCGGGGGCGACGCCGTTGAGCACGTGGGTGTTGCGCACGTCGATGTTGACGTGCCGGAACAGGAGCGCGTTCATGTACTGGCGGTACGAATCGGGGTGATCCGGCGCC
The genomic region above belongs to Lentisphaerota bacterium and contains:
- the nagB gene encoding glucosamine-6-phosphate deaminase, which produces MEVIIRPTAASAAALTANLIARALHDQPTLVLGLATGRTMERVYAELVRRHREDGLDFSLCRTFNLDEYVGLAPDHPDSYRQYMNALLFRHVNIDVRNTHVLNGVAPDLAAECARYERRIAECGGIDLQLLGIGSDGHIGFNEPLSALLSRTREKALTPSTRRQNAALFGGDEGRVPARALTMGVGTIQESRRCLLLVTGREKAAILARAVEGPITAMVTASALQLHPRCTVIIDEDAAVDLQGSEYYRWVFATEPEWAEFR
- a CDS encoding ATP phosphoribosyltransferase; this translates as MPVILGLPKGSLQEATCNMMKKAGFSVSVGSRSYMPSVDDAGLSCRLIRAQEISRYVELGVLEAGITGYDWIYENNSDVVEVAELIYAKQGMRPVRWVVAVPNESPIKEPKDLMGKRIATEAVGLTKRYLAKHGVEADVEFSWGATEVKAPELVDAIVELTETGSSLRANNLRIVDVVLESTTRLIANKKAWLDPVKRAKIEQLALLLGGALAAESRVLLKMNAPARSLDAITAILPALHAPTVMPLSDPNWHAVESVVEEKVVRDIIPQLRQAGAEGIIELPLNKVII
- a CDS encoding Rrf2 family transcriptional regulator gives rise to the protein MVVSTKGRYGLRVLLDVALHQKAGPVTLADISRRQGISQKYLWQVINPLKGAGLLSATRGARGGYVLARTPASLTMREILAILEGPIALSACAAGATGCERRTDCAAAEVWSEIEEKLNDILQSITLKGILQRSQDREDRGIPNYDI
- the ispG gene encoding flavodoxin-dependent (E)-4-hydroxy-3-methylbut-2-enyl-diphosphate synthase — its product is MARHHAERLTRDRTRQISLGGVAIGGGAPVSVQTMTTSDTRDVVATVTQIQAAAEAGADIVRVAIPDADAAAALRAIRRQVTVPLVADIHFDHRLALAAVAAGVDGLRINPGNIGGTEQVRAVVAAARPKKIPIRIGVNGGSLERDILDRHGAPTAEALVESALRHVALLESEGYHEIKISVKASDVPRTLAAYRLLAEQTAYPIHLGVTEAGTFLAGTVRSCVAMGALLLEGLGDTIRVSLTDTPLNEVKVGVELLRAAALRAPGASVTSCPTCGRTQVDVVDVATTIEIQLERYYREHPSAPRPHVAVMGCLVNGPGEARGADIALAGGNGKFALYVRGEQIAVIPACEAVGRVVEWVKTWRPG
- a CDS encoding AURKAIP1/COX24 domain-containing protein — translated: MGTIKKKRRAKMSKHKHRKRLKANRHKNK
- a CDS encoding nucleoid-structuring protein H-NS; translation: MAHKEPAVGSKGWLSYRPEIKVLDVTIRDGGLMNNHQFTPDLVRAVYRTACEAGVDYVELGYKSSKKVFTTTENGPWKFCDEAALREVIGDKNPAVKLAVMADAERCDYHTDILPREKSVLDMIRVATYIHQIPTAVEMIKDAHDKGYETTVNLMAISTVQESELDAALDVFAQTPVDVVYLVDSFGTMYSEEIRALMAKFRRVTDATGKQVGIHTHNNCQLAYANTIEAIICGANYLDASLAGLGRGSGNCQMELLLGFLHNPKYQLRPLLACIRDHIEPLRKEFFWGYSIPYMITGILNQHPRDAIAFMESGKCDDIVKFYDKMREAE
- a CDS encoding PLP-dependent transferase, encoding MSVPNSKLSTLLAQAGSRRDPATGAISVPVYQTASFSHPALGRSTGFDYSRTSNPTRLALEETLAAADGGARGFAFASGLAALDTLLRLFAPGDRIVVTEDLYGGTFRLFERVFRPLGIDARYVDTADTAAVGRALDDPRMRAVFVETPTNPLLKIADLRALAARTRPRGALLIVDNTFLTPCLQRPLELGADVVTYSATKFLAGHNDVVAGALVVRTPELADKIAFLQNACGAVLGPQDAWLTLRGLKTLPLRLRQQQENATAIAVWLSGHPRVRRVLYPGIPAHPGHEILVREGSGFGGMIAFEVDDPDRIPAILENVHVFLFAESLGGVESLITYPAVQTHADIAPATRERLGINARLLRLSVGIEDRDDLIRDLASVL